A region from the Vicia villosa cultivar HV-30 ecotype Madison, WI linkage group LG3, Vvil1.0, whole genome shotgun sequence genome encodes:
- the LOC131656169 gene encoding uncharacterized protein LOC131656169, with translation MVLNDCVNHHHHHHSSEMSFRITQDSRFFSRLMSKETSNANSSSRRVFYYGETSVAVPFTWEAQPGTPKHPLSETSLPPLTPPPSYSTTNKSNAKRSNSKLNMFLAILPRLVGSRKTHVSPSSSSSSWSSSSSSSSSSFSMRDGRLSRSRRGSRSLKSKISSGFRGCYPFGSMKNASVSHGAL, from the coding sequence ATGGTTTTGAATGATTgtgtcaatcatcatcatcatcatcattcatctgaAATGTCCTTTAGAATAACACAAGATAGTAGATTCTTCTCTAGGCTAATGTCCAAGGAAACCTCAAATGCAAACTCATCTTCAAGGAGAGTGTTCTACTATGGTGAAACATCAGTTGCTGTTCCTTTCACTTGGGAAGCACAGCCTGGAACACCTAAACATCCTTTGTCAGAAACCTCTCTACCTCCTCTCACACCTCCACCTTCTTATTCTACTACCAATAAGTCCAATGCCAAGAGAAGCAACTCAAAACTCAACATGTTTTTAGCCATTTTGCCTAGGCTGGTTGGTTCAAGGAAGACTCATGTTTCGCCTTCTTCGTCGTCCTCGTCTTGGTCCTCGTCCTCGTCTTCGTCGTCGTCCTCGTTTTCGATGAGAGACGGAAGGCTCTCGAGATCTCGTCGCGGATCAAGGTCTTTGAAAAGCAAGATTTCTAGTGGGTTTAGAGGGTGCTATCCTTTTGGGAGCATGAAGAATGCAAGTGTAAGCCATGGTGCACTTTAG